A window from Vibrio cortegadensis encodes these proteins:
- the aceE gene encoding pyruvate dehydrogenase (acetyl-transferring), homodimeric type: protein MSDMKHDVDALETQDWLEALESVVREEGVERAQYLLEQVLDKARLDGVDMPTGINTNYINTIPATQEPAYPGDVTLERRIRSIIRWNAIMIVLRASKKDLDLGGHMASYQSAAAFYEVCFNHFFRAPNETDGGDLVYYQGHISPGIYSRAFVEGRLTEEQLDNFRQEVDGKGIPSYPHPKLMPEFWQFPTVSMGLGPISAIYQARFLKYLEGRGMKETGAQRVYAFLGDGEMDEPESRGAISFAAREKLDNLCFLINCNLQRLDGPVMGNGSIIQELEGLFKGAGWNVVKVIWGSNWDSLLAKDTSGKLLQLMNETIDGDYQTFKSKDGAYVREHFFGKYPETAALVADMTDDEIFALKRGGHDSSKLFAAFNNAKETGGKPTVILAKTVKGYGMGDAAEGKNIAHGVKKMDMTHVQHLRDRLGLEDILSDEKIKELPYLKLEEGSAEYEYMHARRNALHGYTPKRLPKFTQEFKVPELDAFAPLLGEQKRDISTTMAYVRTLNILLKDKNIGKNIVPIICDEARTFGMEGLFRQVGIYNPHGQDYTPEDKGIVSYYKEATSGQVLQEGINELGSMASWVAAATSYSTNDLPMIPFYIYYSMFGFQRIGDMAWLAGDQQARGFLLGATAGRTTLNGEGLQHEDGHSHIMANTVPNCISYDPTFAYELAVIMQDGIRRMYGENQENVYYYLTVMNENYAMPAMPEGAEEGIRKGIYKLESYAGSKSKVQLMSSGTIMNEARKAAQILSEEYGVASDVFSVTSFNELTRDGQAVERDNMLHPEAEEKVPYITTVLGNEPAIAVTDYMKNYAEQVRAYMPTESYKVLGTDGFGRSDSRENLRRHFEVNAGYVVVAALTELAKRGDIEKSVVAEAIAKFGIDADKINPQYA, encoded by the coding sequence ATGTCTGACATGAAGCATGACGTTGATGCACTGGAAACTCAAGATTGGCTAGAAGCGCTTGAGTCAGTAGTACGCGAAGAAGGCGTAGAACGTGCACAATATTTACTAGAGCAAGTTCTAGATAAAGCACGTTTAGATGGTGTTGATATGCCAACAGGTATTAACACTAACTACATCAACACCATTCCAGCAACACAAGAGCCAGCTTACCCAGGTGATGTGACTCTTGAGCGTCGTATTCGTTCGATCATTCGTTGGAATGCCATCATGATCGTATTGCGTGCTTCGAAAAAAGATTTGGACTTGGGCGGCCACATGGCGTCTTACCAATCTGCTGCGGCGTTCTATGAAGTTTGTTTTAACCACTTCTTCCGCGCTCCAAACGAGACAGATGGCGGCGATCTAGTTTACTACCAAGGTCACATCTCTCCTGGTATCTACTCTCGTGCATTCGTTGAAGGTCGTCTGACTGAAGAGCAGTTAGATAACTTCCGTCAAGAAGTTGATGGTAAAGGTATCCCTTCTTACCCGCACCCTAAGTTGATGCCTGAATTCTGGCAGTTCCCTACAGTATCTATGGGTCTTGGCCCTATTTCTGCTATCTATCAAGCTCGCTTCCTTAAGTATCTTGAAGGTCGTGGCATGAAAGAGACTGGCGCTCAACGTGTTTACGCTTTCCTAGGTGATGGCGAAATGGATGAGCCAGAATCACGTGGTGCGATCTCTTTCGCTGCTCGTGAAAAACTGGATAACCTATGTTTCCTAATCAACTGTAACCTACAGCGTTTAGATGGCCCTGTAATGGGTAACGGTAGCATTATCCAAGAACTTGAAGGCCTATTTAAAGGCGCAGGTTGGAACGTTGTTAAAGTTATCTGGGGCAGCAACTGGGATTCTCTACTAGCTAAAGACACATCTGGTAAGCTTCTTCAGTTAATGAATGAAACTATCGATGGTGACTACCAAACATTTAAATCTAAAGATGGCGCTTATGTACGTGAGCACTTCTTTGGTAAGTACCCTGAAACAGCTGCACTCGTTGCAGACATGACTGATGATGAAATCTTCGCGCTTAAGCGTGGTGGTCATGATTCTTCTAAACTGTTCGCTGCATTCAACAATGCAAAAGAGACAGGTGGTAAGCCGACTGTAATCCTAGCTAAAACGGTAAAAGGTTACGGCATGGGTGATGCAGCTGAAGGCAAAAACATTGCACACGGTGTTAAGAAAATGGACATGACTCATGTTCAACACCTACGTGATCGTTTAGGTCTAGAAGACATTCTTTCTGATGAGAAAATCAAAGAGCTTCCTTACCTGAAACTGGAAGAAGGTTCTGCTGAATACGAGTACATGCATGCACGTCGTAATGCACTGCACGGTTACACGCCTAAGCGTCTACCTAAGTTTACTCAAGAATTTAAAGTGCCTGAGCTTGATGCATTTGCCCCTCTACTTGGTGAGCAAAAGCGTGATATCTCAACCACAATGGCTTATGTACGTACGCTAAACATCCTTCTTAAAGATAAGAACATTGGTAAGAACATCGTTCCTATCATTTGTGATGAAGCACGTACCTTCGGCATGGAAGGTCTATTCCGTCAGGTTGGTATCTACAACCCGCACGGTCAAGACTACACGCCTGAAGATAAAGGCATCGTTTCTTACTACAAAGAAGCAACGTCTGGTCAAGTTCTTCAAGAAGGTATCAATGAGCTAGGTTCTATGGCTTCATGGGTTGCTGCTGCAACTTCATACAGCACGAACGATCTACCAATGATCCCGTTCTACATCTACTACTCAATGTTCGGTTTCCAACGTATTGGTGACATGGCATGGCTAGCTGGTGACCAACAAGCTCGTGGTTTCCTACTGGGTGCTACTGCAGGCCGTACAACGCTAAACGGCGAAGGTCTACAGCATGAAGATGGTCACTCGCACATCATGGCGAACACAGTTCCTAACTGTATCTCTTACGACCCAACGTTTGCTTACGAGCTAGCGGTAATCATGCAAGACGGTATCCGTCGCATGTACGGTGAGAACCAAGAGAACGTCTACTACTACCTAACCGTAATGAACGAGAACTACGCAATGCCAGCAATGCCAGAAGGCGCTGAAGAAGGCATTCGTAAAGGTATCTACAAGCTTGAGTCTTACGCTGGTTCGAAGTCTAAAGTTCAGCTAATGAGCTCTGGTACTATCATGAACGAAGCGCGTAAAGCAGCACAAATCCTGAGCGAAGAGTATGGCGTAGCATCTGACGTATTCTCTGTAACGTCTTTCAACGAACTGACTCGTGACGGTCAAGCGGTTGAGCGTGACAACATGCTTCACCCTGAAGCTGAAGAGAAAGTACCGTACATCACAACGGTTCTTGGTAACGAGCCTGCAATCGCAGTAACGGATTACATGAAGAACTACGCTGAGCAAGTACGTGCGTACATGCCAACTGAGTCTTACAAAGTACTTGGTACAGATGGTTTCGGTCGTTCAGATAGCCGTGAAAACCTACGTCGTCACTTTGAAGTAAATGCAGGCTACGTTGTAGTTGCAGCACTAACTGAACTGGCTAAACGTGGTGATATCGAGAAATCAGTAGTTGCTGAAGCAATTGCTAAATTCGGCATCGACGCAGACAAAATTAACCCGCAATACGCATAA
- the aceF gene encoding pyruvate dehydrogenase complex dihydrolipoyllysine-residue acetyltransferase has translation MTIEINVPDIGADEVEVTEILVNVGDKVEEEQSLITVEGDKASMEVPASQAGIVKEIKISEGDSVSTGSLIMLFVEESGEAEGAAAPAAPAVEAAPVAAPAASVAELKEVHVPDIGGDEVEVTEIMVAVGDAVEEEQSLLTVEGDKASMEVPAPFAGIVKEIKIASGDSVSTGSLVMIFSVETGEVAGSAPTPAPAAAPVAAAPAASAEKEVNVPDIGGDEVEVTEIMVAVGDTVEEEQSLITVEGDKASMEVPAPFAGTVKEIKIAAGDTVSTGSLIMTFVVEGAAPVAPQAAAPAAQAPSAPAAPAAKVEAPTAGDFQENNDYAHASPVVRRLAREFGVNLTKVKGTGRKSRILKEDVQSFVKEALKRLESGAAASAKGGDGSALGLLPWPKVDFSKFGETEVQKLSKIKKISGANLHRNWVMIPHVTQWDNADITELEAFRKEQNAIEAKKDTGMKITPLVFIMKAVAKALEAFPAFNSSISEDGESIILKKYVNVGIAVDTPNGLVVPVFKDVNKKGIYELSEELMAISKKARAGKLTAADMQGGCFTISSLGGIGGTAFTPIVNAPEVGILGVSKSEIKPVWNGKDFEPRLQLPLSLSYDHRVIDGAEGARFITFLNSALSDIRRLVL, from the coding sequence ATGACAATCGAAATTAATGTACCAGACATCGGTGCTGACGAGGTTGAAGTAACTGAGATTCTTGTAAACGTTGGCGACAAGGTTGAAGAAGAGCAGTCACTGATCACTGTTGAAGGCGACAAAGCTTCAATGGAAGTTCCTGCGTCTCAAGCGGGTATCGTTAAAGAAATCAAGATTTCAGAAGGTGATTCTGTTTCTACTGGTTCTCTAATTATGCTGTTCGTTGAAGAAAGTGGCGAAGCGGAAGGTGCAGCAGCACCGGCTGCTCCAGCAGTTGAAGCCGCTCCTGTAGCTGCGCCTGCTGCATCAGTTGCTGAGCTTAAAGAAGTTCACGTTCCTGACATTGGCGGCGATGAAGTTGAAGTAACTGAAATTATGGTTGCTGTCGGCGACGCAGTAGAAGAAGAGCAATCTCTTCTTACTGTTGAAGGTGATAAGGCTTCAATGGAAGTTCCTGCACCATTCGCTGGTATCGTTAAAGAAATCAAGATCGCTTCTGGTGATTCAGTATCTACTGGCTCTCTAGTAATGATTTTCTCTGTAGAAACAGGCGAAGTGGCTGGCTCAGCACCAACACCGGCTCCTGCGGCGGCACCAGTTGCAGCGGCTCCAGCAGCATCTGCTGAAAAAGAAGTGAACGTTCCTGATATCGGTGGTGACGAAGTAGAAGTTACTGAAATCATGGTAGCAGTTGGCGATACAGTAGAAGAAGAGCAATCTCTAATTACTGTTGAAGGCGACAAAGCTTCAATGGAAGTTCCTGCACCGTTCGCGGGTACAGTGAAAGAGATCAAGATTGCAGCGGGCGATACAGTGTCAACTGGCTCTTTAATCATGACGTTTGTTGTTGAAGGGGCTGCACCTGTTGCTCCTCAAGCGGCGGCTCCAGCAGCTCAAGCGCCTTCAGCACCAGCGGCTCCTGCTGCTAAAGTTGAAGCACCAACTGCGGGTGATTTCCAAGAGAACAATGATTACGCACATGCTTCACCAGTCGTTCGTCGTTTAGCGCGTGAATTTGGCGTTAACCTAACTAAAGTTAAAGGTACTGGCCGTAAGAGCCGTATCTTGAAAGAAGATGTACAAAGCTTTGTGAAGGAAGCGCTGAAGCGTCTTGAATCTGGTGCTGCGGCTTCAGCGAAAGGCGGTGACGGTTCTGCTCTTGGTCTTCTTCCTTGGCCAAAAGTTGACTTCAGCAAGTTCGGCGAGACTGAAGTTCAGAAGCTTTCTAAAATTAAGAAGATCTCTGGTGCTAACCTACATCGTAACTGGGTAATGATCCCTCACGTTACACAGTGGGACAATGCTGATATCACTGAGCTAGAAGCATTCCGTAAAGAACAGAATGCAATCGAAGCGAAGAAAGATACAGGCATGAAGATCACACCACTTGTGTTCATCATGAAAGCTGTTGCTAAAGCATTAGAAGCATTCCCAGCGTTTAACTCTTCTATTTCTGAAGATGGTGAAAGTATCATCCTTAAGAAATACGTAAACGTAGGTATCGCGGTTGATACGCCTAATGGCCTAGTTGTTCCAGTCTTTAAAGATGTGAACAAAAAAGGTATTTACGAGCTATCTGAAGAGCTAATGGCTATTTCGAAGAAAGCACGTGCAGGTAAGCTTACTGCTGCTGATATGCAAGGCGGTTGTTTCACAATCTCAAGCCTTGGCGGTATTGGTGGCACAGCATTTACACCAATCGTAAATGCGCCAGAAGTGGGTATCCTTGGTGTATCTAAATCTGAAATCAAACCAGTATGGAATGGTAAAGATTTTGAACCTCGCTTACAGCTTCCTCTTTCTCTGTCGTACGATCACCGAGTGATCGATGGCGCAGAAGGTGCGCGATTCATTACTTTCTTAAATAGTGCATTGTCAGACATTCGTCGCCTAGTACTTTAG
- the lpdA gene encoding dihydrolipoyl dehydrogenase, with the protein MSKEIKAQVVVLGSGPAGYSAAFRCADLGLETVLVERYNTLGGVCLNVGCIPSKALLHVSKVIEEAKAMADHGVVFGEPQTDINKIRIWKDKVVTQLTGGLGGMAKMRDVTVVNGFGKFTGPNSILVEGEGEPTTVNFDNAIIAAGSRPIKLPFIPHEDPRIWDSTDALELKEVPEKLLIMGGGIIGLEMGTVYHSLGSKVEVVEMFDQVIPAADKDIVKVYTKRIKNKFKLMLQTKVTAVEAKEDGIYVSMEGKKAPAEAERYDAVLVAIGRVPNGKLIDAEKAGIEVDERGFINVDKQMRTNVDHIHAIGDVVGQPMLAHKGVHEGHVAAEVISGKKHYFDPKVIPSIAYTEPEVAWVGKTEKEAKEEGLNYEVASFPWAASGRAIASDCADGMTKLIFDKETHRVIGGAIVGTNGGELLGEIGLAIEMGCDAEDIALTIHAHPTLHESVGLAAEVFEGSITDLPNKKAVKKK; encoded by the coding sequence ATGAGCAAAGAAATTAAAGCCCAAGTTGTTGTACTTGGTTCAGGTCCTGCTGGTTATTCAGCGGCATTCCGTTGTGCAGATTTAGGTCTAGAAACGGTATTAGTTGAACGCTACAACACGCTTGGTGGTGTATGTTTGAATGTGGGTTGTATCCCATCAAAAGCATTGCTTCATGTATCTAAAGTTATCGAAGAAGCAAAAGCGATGGCTGATCACGGTGTTGTATTTGGTGAGCCTCAAACTGATATTAACAAGATCCGTATTTGGAAAGATAAAGTTGTCACTCAACTGACTGGCGGTCTTGGCGGTATGGCTAAGATGCGTGATGTTACAGTTGTTAATGGTTTCGGTAAATTCACAGGTCCTAACAGCATTCTTGTTGAAGGCGAAGGCGAGCCAACAACGGTTAACTTTGACAACGCTATCATTGCAGCGGGTTCTCGCCCAATCAAGTTACCGTTTATTCCTCATGAAGACCCACGCATTTGGGACTCTACGGATGCACTTGAACTGAAAGAAGTACCTGAAAAGCTACTTATCATGGGCGGTGGTATCATCGGTCTTGAAATGGGTACGGTATATCACTCTCTAGGTTCTAAAGTTGAAGTTGTAGAGATGTTCGATCAAGTTATCCCTGCTGCGGATAAAGACATCGTTAAAGTTTACACTAAGCGTATTAAGAACAAATTTAAGCTGATGTTACAAACTAAAGTAACAGCAGTTGAAGCGAAAGAAGATGGTATTTACGTTTCGATGGAAGGCAAAAAAGCACCAGCAGAAGCTGAGCGTTACGATGCCGTTCTTGTTGCTATCGGCCGTGTACCAAATGGTAAACTGATCGATGCTGAAAAAGCGGGTATCGAAGTTGATGAACGTGGTTTCATTAACGTAGATAAGCAAATGCGTACAAACGTAGATCACATCCATGCTATCGGTGATGTGGTTGGTCAACCAATGCTTGCTCATAAAGGTGTGCATGAAGGCCACGTTGCTGCTGAAGTTATTTCAGGCAAGAAGCACTACTTCGACCCTAAAGTAATCCCATCAATTGCGTACACTGAGCCAGAAGTCGCTTGGGTAGGTAAGACAGAGAAAGAAGCGAAAGAAGAAGGCCTTAACTATGAAGTTGCCTCTTTCCCTTGGGCTGCATCAGGCCGTGCGATTGCATCTGACTGCGCTGATGGTATGACTAAGCTTATTTTTGATAAAGAGACTCACCGTGTCATTGGTGGTGCTATCGTCGGTACTAACGGTGGTGAACTTCTTGGTGAAATCGGTCTTGCTATCGAGATGGGTTGTGATGCAGAAGACATCGCACTTACTATCCACGCTCACCCAACTCTACATGAGTCTGTGGGTCTAGCTGCGGAAGTATTTGAAGGTTCAATCACTGACCTACCAAACAAAAAAGCAGTTAAGAAGAAGTAA
- a CDS encoding LuxR/HapR/OpaR family quorum-sensing transcriptional regulator, translating to MDSIAKRPRTRLSPQRRKHQLMEIALEVFARRGIGRGGHADIAEIAQVSVATVFNYFPTREDLVDEVLNHVVRQFSNFLSDTIDLDLHAKENLHNITSEMVSLVINDCYWLKVWFEWSASTRDEVWPLFVTTNRTSQLLVQNMFAKAIERGEVCDQHEPEHLANLFHGVCYSLFVQANRNPDLESIQALLTSYLDMLCIYKRENH from the coding sequence ATGGACTCAATAGCTAAGAGACCAAGAACAAGGCTTTCTCCTCAACGACGCAAACATCAGCTGATGGAAATTGCGTTAGAAGTATTCGCTCGTCGTGGCATAGGACGTGGTGGTCATGCAGATATTGCAGAAATCGCCCAAGTCTCTGTTGCCACTGTATTTAACTACTTCCCGACTAGAGAAGATTTAGTCGATGAAGTGTTAAACCATGTGGTTCGTCAATTCTCGAACTTCCTATCTGACACCATCGATCTCGATCTACACGCAAAAGAAAACTTGCATAACATCACCTCTGAAATGGTGAGTTTAGTGATCAATGATTGCTACTGGTTAAAAGTGTGGTTTGAATGGAGCGCATCAACACGTGACGAAGTATGGCCTCTGTTTGTTACAACAAATAGAACCAGCCAACTGCTCGTTCAAAATATGTTTGCTAAAGCGATAGAGCGTGGCGAAGTCTGTGATCAACATGAGCCAGAGCATTTGGCTAATTTGTTCCACGGCGTATGCTACTCGCTATTTGTGCAAGCGAATCGAAACCCAGACCTAGAGAGCATACAAGCCTTGCTTACGAGCTATCTAGACATGTTATGTATTTACAAGCGTGAAAATCACTAA
- the hpt gene encoding hypoxanthine phosphoribosyltransferase, whose translation MKHTVEVMIPEQEVQERVRVLGQQITEHYQGSEDLVMVGLLRGSFVFMADLARAIDITHQVDFMTASSYGNTMSSSRDVRILKDLDDDIKGKDVLLVEDIIDTGNTLNKVCEILSLREPKSIQICTLLDKPSRREVHVDVKWIGFEIPDEFVVGVGIDYAQKYRHLPYIGKVVPQE comes from the coding sequence ATGAAACATACAGTTGAAGTTATGATTCCAGAACAAGAAGTTCAGGAACGAGTGCGTGTATTAGGTCAGCAAATTACTGAACACTATCAAGGCAGCGAAGATTTAGTCATGGTTGGTCTGCTACGTGGTTCATTTGTCTTCATGGCTGATTTAGCTCGTGCCATTGACATAACACACCAAGTGGATTTCATGACCGCATCTAGCTACGGCAATACAATGTCGAGTTCGCGTGATGTGCGTATCTTGAAAGATCTAGATGATGATATTAAAGGCAAAGATGTTTTGCTGGTGGAAGACATCATCGATACGGGTAACACGTTAAACAAGGTTTGCGAAATTTTATCACTGCGTGAACCTAAATCGATTCAGATCTGTACTTTGCTCGATAAACCATCGCGTCGTGAAGTGCATGTGGATGTTAAATGGATCGGTTTTGAAATCCCAGATGAGTTTGTCGTTGGTGTGGGAATCGATTACGCACAGAAATATCGTCACCTACCGTACATCGGCAAAGTTGTACCTCAGGAATAG
- the can gene encoding carbonate dehydratase, with protein sequence MPEIKQLFENNSKWSESIRSNQPEYFAKLEDGQNPGFLWIGCSDSRVPAERLTGLHSGELFVHRNVANQVIHTDLNCLSVVQYAVDVLKVNHIIVCGHYGCGGVNAAIDNPQLGLINNWLLHIRDLYLKHRSFLAEMPRERWADKLCEINVAEQVYNLGNSTVLQNAWEQGQDIQVHGVVYGIGDGKLEDIGMRCSSRESLETSYHAAIKKILSSKELLTSIDD encoded by the coding sequence ATGCCAGAAATTAAACAACTTTTTGAAAATAACTCAAAATGGTCAGAGTCGATCAGATCCAACCAGCCAGAGTATTTTGCAAAACTAGAGGACGGCCAAAATCCAGGATTTCTTTGGATAGGTTGCTCAGATAGTCGAGTTCCAGCAGAACGTTTAACAGGGCTTCATTCTGGGGAACTTTTTGTCCACCGAAACGTAGCGAACCAAGTAATTCATACCGATTTGAATTGTCTTTCTGTCGTGCAGTATGCGGTTGATGTTCTTAAAGTGAATCACATCATTGTGTGCGGTCACTATGGTTGTGGCGGAGTAAATGCGGCCATTGATAACCCTCAACTTGGTTTAATCAACAACTGGTTGCTTCATATCCGAGACCTGTATTTAAAGCACCGTAGTTTTCTTGCTGAAATGCCTCGAGAACGTTGGGCAGATAAGCTATGCGAAATTAATGTTGCAGAGCAAGTGTATAACTTGGGTAACTCGACTGTACTTCAAAATGCGTGGGAGCAGGGTCAAGATATTCAAGTCCATGGCGTAGTCTATGGTATCGGAGATGGCAAGTTAGAAGATATTGGTATGCGCTGCTCCAGTAGGGAAAGCCTAGAAACCTCGTACCATGCTGCGATTAAGAAAATACTCAGCTCAAAAGAGCTACTAACCAGTATTGATGATTAA
- a CDS encoding SulP family inorganic anion transporter — MFGSRFKDMNFKGDMFGGVTTAIISLPLALAFGVASGAGAEAGLWGAIMVGLFAALFGGSSSLISEPTGPMTVIMTAVMTSMMARYPETGMAMTFTVVMMAGAFQILIGTLKLGKYITLMPYSVISGFMSGIGVILIILQLSPLLGHPAPSGGVMGTLNALPETLSNIQFGELFLGILTLLILFLLPDKYRKYMPAQLVALIVVTLLSVIIFDTDSIRRIGEIPAGLPSLVIPTVNAEMFTAMVIDALVLGTLGCIDTLLTAVIGDSLTRKDHDSDKELRGQGLANMLSGLFGALPGAGATMGTVTNIQVGARSPLSGVIRALVLALVVLVAGSLTEPIPMAVLAGIAVYVGFNILDWSFIQRAHKVSLQGMAIMYGVMLLTVFVDLIAAVGLGVFISNIIIIERLSREQARKVKAISDADDNDVPLTDSERSLLDQANGKVLFFYLSGPMIFSVSKAISRQHNSIDDYDAMILDLSDVPMIDVTVGLALENAIKDALDTNCEVYLLCPNESTLEQLEKFHVLDLVPEHNSFKFRYEALNAALEYVGVNDN; from the coding sequence TTGTTTGGAAGTCGTTTTAAAGATATGAATTTTAAGGGAGACATGTTCGGTGGTGTCACGACTGCCATCATTTCACTTCCTTTGGCATTAGCGTTTGGTGTTGCTTCTGGGGCAGGAGCCGAGGCCGGGTTGTGGGGCGCGATTATGGTGGGGTTATTCGCTGCACTTTTTGGTGGCTCATCAAGCTTAATCTCCGAACCAACAGGTCCAATGACGGTGATCATGACGGCGGTCATGACCAGTATGATGGCTCGCTATCCTGAAACCGGTATGGCGATGACATTTACTGTGGTGATGATGGCTGGCGCTTTTCAAATTTTAATAGGTACTTTAAAGTTAGGAAAATATATAACTTTGATGCCATATAGTGTCATTTCCGGCTTTATGTCGGGAATTGGTGTAATACTGATCATCCTCCAACTCTCCCCACTGTTAGGGCACCCAGCCCCATCCGGTGGCGTAATGGGAACATTGAATGCCTTGCCTGAAACACTCTCCAACATTCAGTTTGGAGAGTTATTCTTGGGCATTTTGACTCTGCTTATTCTGTTCTTATTGCCGGATAAATATCGTAAATATATGCCCGCTCAGCTTGTGGCGCTGATTGTGGTCACTTTACTGTCGGTCATCATTTTTGATACTGACAGTATTCGTCGAATCGGTGAAATTCCAGCGGGTTTACCATCTCTTGTTATTCCAACGGTAAACGCTGAAATGTTCACTGCGATGGTCATTGATGCGTTGGTATTAGGGACTCTAGGTTGTATTGATACGCTGCTAACGGCTGTTATTGGAGATTCTCTAACTCGTAAAGATCATGATTCAGATAAGGAACTGAGAGGCCAAGGTTTAGCCAATATGTTGTCTGGTTTGTTTGGTGCATTACCGGGCGCAGGGGCTACGATGGGAACGGTGACCAATATCCAAGTGGGTGCGCGTTCGCCTCTTTCTGGAGTGATCCGAGCTTTAGTCTTAGCCTTAGTTGTATTAGTGGCAGGCTCACTCACTGAACCGATTCCAATGGCAGTTTTGGCGGGAATTGCAGTATACGTTGGCTTCAATATATTGGATTGGAGTTTCATCCAGCGCGCTCATAAAGTCAGCCTACAAGGCATGGCGATTATGTATGGGGTAATGCTTCTGACGGTATTTGTCGATTTAATCGCGGCGGTTGGTTTGGGCGTTTTCATTTCTAACATCATCATTATTGAGCGATTAAGCCGTGAACAGGCGAGAAAAGTAAAGGCCATCAGTGATGCTGATGACAATGATGTCCCGTTAACTGACAGCGAAAGATCCTTGCTTGATCAAGCGAATGGAAAGGTGTTGTTCTTTTACCTCTCTGGCCCAATGATTTTCAGCGTTTCGAAAGCGATTTCACGCCAACACAATAGTATTGATGACTATGACGCGATGATTTTAGATTTAAGCGATGTGCCAATGATCGACGTAACGGTGGGTCTTGCGTTAGAAAATGCCATAAAAGATGCGTTGGATACGAACTGTGAGGTCTATTTACTTTGCCCTAATGAAAGCACGTTAGAGCAATTAGAGAAGTTTCATGTTTTGGATTTAGTGCCAGAACATAATAGTTTCAAGTTCAGGTATGAAGCGTTGAATGCAGCACTCGAATATGTCGGTGTTAATGATAACTGA
- a CDS encoding ABC transporter ATP-binding protein has translation MYALEIEQLRKTYAGGFEALKGVSLSVKKGDFYALLGPNGAGKSTTIGIISSLVNKTSGKVKVFGYNIDTDLELAKQNLGLVPQEFNFNPFETVEQIVLQQAGYYGVPKALAKERAKKYLSQLDLWEKRGERARNLSGGMKRRLMIARALMHEPQLLILDEPTAGVDIELRRSMWEFLQGINEKLGITIILTTHYLEEAEMLCRNIGIINRGELIENTSMKSLLGKLSVETFILDLEEGTPEPKLDGVNSQVMVNGSLEIEIDKNLGLNAIFAQLSEQGVKVLSMRNKANRLEELFVSIVREGGQ, from the coding sequence ATGTACGCATTAGAAATAGAACAGTTACGCAAGACTTACGCTGGCGGCTTCGAAGCTTTAAAAGGCGTCAGCTTAAGTGTTAAAAAAGGTGATTTTTACGCCTTGTTAGGCCCCAATGGTGCGGGTAAATCGACGACTATTGGCATTATCTCGTCTCTTGTTAACAAGACATCAGGTAAGGTTAAGGTATTCGGATACAACATTGATACTGATCTTGAGTTGGCAAAACAGAACTTAGGGTTGGTGCCACAAGAGTTCAACTTTAATCCATTTGAAACGGTAGAACAGATCGTTCTACAGCAAGCGGGTTATTACGGTGTACCAAAAGCATTGGCGAAAGAACGAGCTAAAAAGTACCTATCTCAGTTAGATTTGTGGGAAAAGCGCGGCGAACGTGCTCGTAACCTATCGGGTGGTATGAAGCGTCGTCTGATGATCGCTCGCGCTCTAATGCATGAGCCACAGTTGCTGATTCTTGATGAACCAACCGCGGGTGTTGATATTGAACTGCGTCGCTCTATGTGGGAGTTCCTTCAAGGTATTAATGAGAAGTTGGGCATTACGATTATCCTGACTACTCACTACTTGGAAGAAGCGGAGATGCTATGTCGCAATATCGGCATCATTAATCGTGGTGAGCTGATTGAGAATACCAGCATGAAATCACTGCTTGGCAAACTGAGTGTTGAGACCTTCATTTTGGATTTAGAAGAAGGAACTCCAGAACCTAAGCTCGATGGAGTAAATAGCCAGGTGATGGTTAATGGCTCTTTAGAAATCGAAATTGATAAGAATTTAGGCTTAAACGCTATTTTTGCTCAACTAAGTGAACAGGGCGTAAAAGTGCTCTCGATGCGTAATAAAGCGAACCGTTTAGAGGAGTTATTTGTGAGTATTGTTCGTGAGGGGGGGCAATAA